TTAGACGATTACTACACCTAGACCATCTTGCATCTAAATAGTTCCACCACTTTTGAGGTTTACTTGATATTGTTGGAGTACAGAGGGCTTTAAGCACACATAGTATACTACTTTCCGCATTTGATCTCTATAACAACAATCCCTGAATTACAATCTGTTGATAATACTGTGGTAATTACCTTAAGAGTTCCCTTCACCACAATCAAATTCAACTTCAATAGTTTATGGCTGACTGGTCTTCTGGCTAGTTCTGCTTTTTTCTCCTTTTAGATGACTCCAaactttaatttgtttttttacttaaaAGGCAAAATGTATAGATTAGACTGAATACATTTTGATCAAACAACTCGTCCACAACTTTTATCCACAATTTAGCAGAAGAAAAGCATGAATCATTGGATAATCTAGATTTACCAGGATGGGTTAGCCCGCTTTTAACCACCCTAATTGCATGATATATCCAGGTAATTGGTGTCTAGAAGGTAAAAGATCCGAAAGATTGAGAATTGGTGGAAGATGATGATTGTGATAATATTGTGTTTTTGATAGATTCAGTCCCACATAGGTAAAAACATTACAGATAGTGAACAATAAAGATAACAAAAtcagaaataaaaatttaaatgattgAACCAAGAGTTAGTTAAACCATATTGATATCATAAATTCATGACAAAAATCACTTAGACTTCCAAGAATTGCTTCTAgaatctatatttatttttctaccTTAGTTTATTCAATTCGTTTCAGGTCCTTCTTATAATAGTTTTCGTGAGCCAAAaggaaaatatgataaaaatgaaataatatcaACAAATATATGTTACGATAACATGTGAGACATAACTGATTTACTCATACCCAAACTATACATACTAGCATTTCACATTAATTTCTCAATTGTTGATGAATTCATATATTCCGTTGTTGATACATAAAACAATACTCTATTTAATGTTTAGTAGACTACATAACTATATAAACAAAGATGTAGATTCTGTATATAAGAAGATATTTTAGACTTAAAACTGTttttaccaaatattttttatgagtAATAAATGGTAATACACGATTTTATAAAGAATTTGACATTTcatcaatataaaaaaagaaatcagtATTGTTAACACAAAATAATGATAATTGATGTATATAAGGTCATGTGTATgaattttttcttctaaaatcgGATTTACAATCTTATAATTGTACTGTCTATATGTGCATGTGTAGCTTTAATCTATAATTTTCTAAATCGCAaatgatatatgtttttttatttgagaACGACGGTGGAACGATGTCATCTGAATTGAAAACGGTTGTACCtgatactatattttttttaggttttattATGTAATCATGGATTTTAAGACCTCATCTAAcagaattcttttttttgcaaAGTAGGGATGGaagaggaaaataaaaaataaatttatgagtAAAAAAACCTACTTTGCTTTTTAATGACCTCATGATGAGGGTGTATAAGAGAAAATGTACTGAGAATGAACACGAacatgattaaaaaatatatagttgaaTAATTGGCAAATAAAAAACCTATGTTATGAATAATAAATGTTGAACCATTAATAAGAAAGAAGATTCTAAACCAGATTTTAACCGATAAtacttttattaattaattcacccatttgtcaaaaataatattacaacaATGGTTATCTGATGTTTTTGTTGAATACAAAATTTCACTTTCAATTAGATCATTGTTGTGAGCAACTTCTATTCATGGTTTGACAAAATAAAAGCATGAACTATTTGACAAAATAGATTTACCAACACATGCCAACTCTCTTTTAACAATCCTAATTGCATAATGCATCCATGCCTAAGATAATTAGAGCTTAAAGGGAAAGATCACTCCatgaataaaatacaaaaaaaaacacaattccCTTACCAACATAGGTCCAAAGAAACATGTGTTTACAAATTGTGAAGTTTGTCACTATACattcaaaactgaaaaaaaaaactaaaaatatattttaaaactgaaagaaaaatacaacCACATTTTCAGTAATTTCTTTgagttttatataaattaaaaaaatgatgtgCTCCTTCTTACATCATACATccttagttggaaagcatcagtcCACCGCTGCACATTATAGTTTAACTTAAACACCGCAATAGATTCTTATAACATATGGGTAAATCGTTCACCTTAgatacaaaagaaagaaaaagagttgaTTCCACAAGCAAGTTCATGCTTAATTATGGATACTTACTTTTTACAAATAGAAACTAAACTTTCTGTTTTGTAAACAATGTTCATCGAATAATACCACTCTAGCTAGTAAACTATCAATGAGATAGCAggttaaaatatgttatatcCTTTAtctcttcagttttttttagattatttgAGGTTAAACATTTGTTCCAGTTGAATTTGAACATCATGTGTATTATCTCATTAAGGCTAACATATGTTGTATTTGAATTTTGATGTTACTTTTGGTGAGGTTCTTTAGTTTCTTGAggttaaaataatgttttgtttcGATTTTAGGTTTTCCATGATTTTCTAAGCACTTGACTTTACTCTACTCTCAATAGCTAGATAGAAATGACACGAATTTGACTATTAGTTTTAGGCAAGAACAGTCTTCCCAATTCGTTGCTTGGTAGATAGATTATTACATTTTATGGTTAGGCGAGAGACCATATAGTACTAAATTAAGGAGTTGCACAAGAAAAAGAGCAGTGACCATATAGTACTAAATTAGGGAGGTGTATTCTaccgagagtttcaggtgatttgtattaaaatgacaaatccactgttattcaaacatgaattttaaaaactcatttaaaatctactgttattgaacttgacatttcgttaagtactctgaaatccactgttattgaaaatattttaaattgtgggattttaaagttttgaggtgattttagggtgtttgagtggagtttcttagttaaaaaaaaataaaattcaaatcccattgttttaggtgatattctagagtagtttaacaaaaaacacctaaatctctgcaacttatgaAAATCATGttaaactccattaaaaatcaaatcacatcaaatgttaaattgaatacatcccctaaGTGTTTAGATATTTCATAGTTACTATAACCATCGTTTCTTATATCCATAACTGTATACCAGATTTATGGGTCAAGTTGACCATGTCTGCAGTGATGATGTCCACCACATGGTCACATTCAACTCCAATGGTTTAGAAAAAGTAGATTGATGGAGTCAGATGCTTGTGGCTGTTTGGTCTTGTGgctagttcttttttttttacttcggAAGATTAGATTAGATACATTTTGATAAAACAAATTGTCCACAACTTCTATCCATGATTTGACAAAAGGAAAAGCATAACAAAAATAGATTTATCCCCGATTTTAACACCCCTAATTGCATATAATAATCTACAGTTATAGAGCTCCTGTTATCCAAGAGACATGGGCTTGATCAAGCGGTCGTCAAAACTTCACGGGCTCTTGCACTACGATGCTGAAGACGACGGTGAAGCATCTCAGACATCTCATTGTAGAAATCAGCATCCCATCTCTGAATCAACGAAGGATCTTCAGCAAAACATATGTATATCGATGTCACCGCACTCTCCACTACAACCATTCCTAGTCccacctgaaaaaaaaacacattgtaCCAAATTAACAGATTAAACAATTTGATTCATGTGTAATGTTTTGGAAGAGTGcacaaaaaggtaaaaaaaaaaaacttacaaggACCATTCCCATCAACATAGCTGTAGAACCAACCATGATAACTCTGTCACTGTATTTGATCCAAGCCCATATACCAATGCAAGAGCCTGTGATGAGTCCTCCAAATATGGTTCCCATTAAAAGCACAGCACCAGAACAGTCATATGCAACAAGTGCCTCTACACCTGTTGATTGAAAAAGTTCCCACGCGTCTCTTGCTGATCTGTTAAACCCTTTTCCATACACtgcaatctattaaaaaaaaaatttcaaccgaattttaattttttaatcattttgatTATCCATTTGGCGCTCATAAGAGTGTGACATGATTATTAGCTTTACCTGAACATAGGCATACTTGTTGAAAAACCGAACTAGAGTTTCAACTAGATGAAACAGGAAATCAACACAGCAAAGTAGACATTCGTTTCCACAAATCTTGGACCGGACTCCCCTTATCTGACGTATACACAAAGTTGTCTCAATGAACTATAAGAAGTCTTTTAAATGgcacagcaaaaaaaaagaatctggAGAAAGAACTATAATACCTCCCAGCGAAGTGTTCTAATAGCAGCAGTGAAGAGCGAACCGTAACATATGCTCCCAAAAGACGTTGTCACAGCGTACCTAAGTGACTCTATCAAAGTGCTGGGAGGCAACGAGGAGGACGATGACTCTTCTTGATGGAAGAGAACATGAAACACCATCCCAGAAACTATAACATGGACAGTGTTACACAGCACAGCCCCTGTCCAGAACAAGCTTACCGAAAGAACCTGCATATACACATGTTACTTTCAGACACTAGTATGCAGAACACAGAAGCCATGTAAtgaaaaaatgcaaaaactTGCCAGCTCACCACAAGAAGCCACCATCGTCCTTCATCGCCCATGCTAGAAGCCACAACACCAGAAGCTCCAAAAGACCAGAGAGACATCCACAAAAGCATGAAGACCGTGAAAGCATGCGCCACCATTATGACCTTAGGAAGTCCCCAAACTAGTTTCAGCGCTTTCCTCAGAACCAGCATCGTAAAGGGAAGCCTGTCGATAACCGAAACAACATACAAGAACTGCAGCAGAGCTCCGATAGCGAACGCCCCGCCCCAAAAGAACTGTCTGCACCAGAAACACAGCACGCTGACCACAGCCAAGTATGTGGTCAAGATGTGGACAGAGACTTTCATCATCTCGTTGGCGTAAGAGCCGAGAAGCAACGACCAGACCCAGCTGATGAAGACACCAATGCCACCGGCGACGGCGTAGAGTGGCCAGTAGTCCTCGGTGAGGCCTTTGTGATTCTCCAAGAAGCCTTGAGTGTATCTGTCGATGTTTAACCTATCCGATATCCTAAACCTGTTGAGTCCAAGGACCGCGAGCACGAAGCCTAAGCATATGAGGTGGATCACGAAGATGGCTGACCAGAAGACGTCGTGCCAGTGACGGGACTCGCGGACGATGGCTCGGTTTCCATCTCCACTTCTTCTACTACTCCTCTGAAGAGACTATCAAatcatcaaaaaagaaaaaaacattgtttGCCATGTAAGAAgtattataaacatttatagAATTTTTCGCAGTGTAATAGGCTATAATACTACATAGAACTTTTGGTCACATATTTGAATTGATTCACATGTGGTCTAAAGCAACGACCCTGAATCTAATTAGCAAGGACAATGCAAAACACTTTATAGTGGTCAAACTCACGGAAAAgagagttcttttttttttataattaaaaaaaaaattgcaactgACCCGTGATTTTTAAGACACAACCAAAGCTAAGTAAATGGTAAATGTGGGAAACAAATATTAATCCATAGGTGAATATCAGGCAAGATCTAACtcggataaaaaaaaaagacaaagactTTATGCAATGAAGTAGTGTAGAGAGCAAAACCCATAAAGgggaaaaaataaaatctagatCGAGTTTTGAAGGAAGggtgattaaaaaaaaaagggagaaCCTGGTCGCCGGAGGAGATGGAGGCGTAATCGGAGGAAGGAGAGACGCTATTGGTGGAGTCACTCATGACGAAAGAagtaggagaagaagaagattcacTGACTGGAATCAACTTTCATGGGAGCATCTTTGAATAATAGtatgagagagagaaaacagGGAGAATAgtcaaagaaagagaaaaggaaaGAGGATTGAGAAAATggtttgtgagtcaaagaaagatatatatttgataaatgaTCAGAGTGAAGAGAACGTTTCCGGCGAGAAAATGAAGTTTTTGTCAGCGAGTGAGTTATTTCAGACaggttagagagagagaaacagcggttcttctacttcttccttcttcttcgtttattggttttgtttcttttcattgGATAATGAAGCGGAAATAGTTTCCAGAGTGGTCGTTTTCGGACTCGCCGTAACTATTCGCTTTTATTTCCTTCTAAAAaaagttgtttttcttttaaattgctTTATTATTTCTGTTTCTAGATTACAActgtaaatgttttttttcttctatatattcAAGTACCTACTAATATAAAAAGTCATGTGTTTGAAGTTATGAAATACGTTTATGTTTGTaagagaaaaacaagaaaaaaaaaactgatgtaTGTTAGTAGTTTTCTTAAAAGGATCATTTCAAGTGAGTTCCTCTCAACATACAATTCTCTTCATTCGATTCTGAACTTAAATTTGGTTCTATTGAAtcgatttttttgttaaattttaaagGTAGGCCATGCTGATTTTACCCCAAACAttcattttacaaattttaaatgaagGGGAGTCAATTATATTTTCACATACCTGGCCAATCGCTTCAAAGTTAATGTGTAGCCTacatatgaaatataaatattcagaTACTGAGAAGAAAGTAATGGATAGGTCAAAATCATAAACTGAATATACGAACAATCGTACACCTAATTATTTCAGTACTACCAAGAAATGTTTTCCTATGGTGGTGAAAAAAATTAAGTGTCaggtttattttgcttgttttttTCGCTTAAATGAAGTAAGTTTAATGTCAAGCATGCAACTGTGACAGTAAAAGAGCGTTTGTATTGGAAGAAAGAACAAAGGCGAAAAGTTAAAGGTTaacatgagaaaaaaaaaagtaggaaAAGTAGAAAAAGATTTTGTTTAGTGACAAAATGATTGACGCGAATGCTTGCCACTTCATTTGTGTTGTGATGGCAAGTGGTGGCATCATGTCTACGCCACTTCTCTGTGTCCCatgttcttctctttctcaaaTTATCTACACTAATTGATTTAGAAAATCACTAATCATAGTGTACCTTCATTTCCAATAAGTATCCCAGTTTTAAATTTGTTCCACCAGTATTAAACACGTGAGCATCTTTACTTTAGTAGTCTTTAGATAATGCTGGAAAACAGTATCCACAATATATACGTAATCAAATCAATACGAATTAAATCAATTATTGCTTCGTCGTGATTAGGAAACTATATTATATGACTACTTGatgagataaataaataattagattacgGGAAATTAGAGATTTCGTAATTGTGGAAGATTGGTTTTTTAAAGGgaattaacaaaaacaaattaagataGTATTAAAAAATGCTTAGCATTTATTCGTCGAGAATCCAATAAGAGAATTAGCCAGATCAAAACCGACACGTGTCCCTTGCTGCTGCACGTTACCGATAATCGCAAGCGAACTCGCCGTCGGCGCAAAGGCGAGACAGAAAGTCCCCACCGAGTCAACCGGAATCATATAATTCTTCGCGGGCAAAGCCAGCACGTTCCCGCCGGGGAAATGAAAAGCCACCGACGGGACCTCGATGGTCGCCTTACCCGAGAGATCGTAACACGTGTCGAACATCGCCACGCCGTCCGCCTCCGCTCTCTCCAAATCCGTCGTCCCTCTCGCGAACGCGTCTCTGAGCGAGTCGTAGACCACCGTCTGGAGACGAGTCACGGCGGTTCCCGAGTCGATGATCACCCCTCCGCCTCCCGACTCGTCCATCTCGAACGCCGACGCCGGAATCTCGAGCATCTCGCCGCCGACGCTTATCCCGGCGAGTCCGAGGTAGTAGAACGTGTCGAGCTGGTGGTTGCGCAGCAGCGGAGCCACCACGGCGTCGGGAGGGATCTCCGACCGGAACTCGACGGTGGAGGACGAGTCCGAGTCGCGGTCCACGAGGCAGTAAGAGAACGACGCCGCGTCGAGCTGCGACGGGAGAGCGAGCAGACCGCCGCCGAGTCCGAGCAAACCGGCGGCTCCGACGAAGAGACCTTGGTTGCTGTGTCCGCACCCGACGGCGACGCCGTCGACGGAAGACGACCCGATGGTGAACGTCTCGGTGGCGAACTCGCCGTCGGTGAAAGAACCGTCGCCGTAGGCGACCTCGTAGAGACACGTGGCGTTTCTGCACTCGGAGACTTGGAGGGCTTTGCACTGCGGGGAGCCGCAGGAGAGGGCGGCGTAAGAGGAGGAAGACGTCGGCTCGAAGATGGGTTCGGTCTGGTGGTAGCACTCGGCGCACGGGGCGCACTGTAGCCAGTTAACGTCGCTTCCAGTGTCGAGCACCATGTAAACCTCACGCGCCGGGTTTCCGATCCCCACGCGTGTGAAGTACTCGCCGCTTCCTTGAGTGGTGCCGGAGATTAGAGGAGCTTCGATCTCTTCCTGCTCCGTGGTGTGCATTGTGTGCTCGAGATCTGGTTTGGCTGTGCTGTTGATGGCTAGGTTTAAACGAGCCGTTAGGGATTTGACTCGGGCTGAGTCACGGTGGAGTCTGGCTAGTGTGAGAGACTTGTAGTCTTTGTGTTCGGTTCCTCGGACGGAAGCTCGTGAGTGAAGCTGCAAGCTaagtgaagaggaagaaggataCTGAGTCTGCTCTTCTTGCTTGTTCAATCGAAACGACGACGTATACTTCGTTTTGAGTATTGAGTCGGCGACATCGAGAGTAGTTGAAGTAGTGACTGAGATCTTTGGCAAGATTCTTGAAGTAACGGAAGAATGTGAAGCGAGGAAGAAGATGAGTATAAGAAAGCAACGGTGAGAACACATTTTTTTAGTTTCCGACCGTTAGATAGATTTGAGACAGAGGGAGTGTCAAGGAGAAGACAAAAGTGAGAACTGTGGTGGTGTTTTGTAGATTCCAAGGATATTTATAGTATAAGAATCTTTTCAAAGGAACAAGAAGATTTATAAATGGGTTTAAGGGGAGGAGGAGGTTTATTCATCGTCTTTAGGTGTGAAGGATAATTAAACTTTGTTTTATGAACTCAATGCGGTTAGTGTGGCGCTTATGAGTATATCTATGTTGCTTAGAATCTCATCACTTTTTATCTTCCTCCTTTATTTTAAAGTCAAAACTCGGCTACTTTTGGCCATGAACTTAGCTTTTGCTAATGACTTCCAAGTAATTTACAGCTCATACATTTCAATTTTTATGAATCTATGCATATATTAAAGCTTCTATCTACCTAAAGAACGtacctactttttttttttactaagaaagtaaaaaaatagagaagCTATAACTGTgaacttgtatatataatacACACTTGTGCATACATTTTGCATATCATATGGCAAatggatttttaaaaagttgtgtCTAGCCTAATGGTGACCTAAAATTGTGAAATTATGGTCCCGCATGGGCCTTCGGTGTGTAACACTTATCTAAGTTTTTTTCCTTGTATGCAACGTTTCATTTGATGATTGGGCCCGTTTATACTACATGATGATTAGGCCCATTGATTCTACAAGTCTACTtctagttttgtttgttttttgagAACAAAAACGTTTTTCTGAGATGCTCTTAGctatgttattaaaattttattttatacaggAGTATTCAGATACTATATCGCCACTGAGTTTATAATAGAATTGAATAAAATCTGAGTTAAAATAGAGTTAAGTATAGTAGGAATggatcaaataaattaaaattacgTGCTTTCGTGAATCAATTCACGTCCAAGTCTATACTACATGATGATTAGAGACgcttttatttttgatcaaagagaTGCTTTTAACAACATTGTTTTAAGTTTAGAATGGAATAAAATCGAGTTAAAATAAGCATAGTAggatcaaataaaatttaagtgtTTTCGAGAATCAAGCATCTCCATTCTCCAATAAGAGTTTGGTCAACTTCTCTTAAGAGTTTGTTAAGATAAGGTGAATATAGTTGCGATTGGCCAACCGATTAATCTCCAATCAGTTTTAGCCTTCTAGCAGCTCCTACAAgctataaacatatatattctcCATGTAAAGTCGTTATCGGTGGTGAAGCGACAATACATCAGCGCAGTAAAGTCTTCACTTGCCACGGTAACGCTACCAAACgaacatataataatataacgTTTCTTTAGTCAAGTTGGGTTATCATTATCAGGGTCACtgtgacaaaacaaaaaaaaaagggttatcAGGGTCCCGCACAAACCAAAATCATTGGATATCATCGATCCACGTGGTAAGAGATCAATCGTCAAATAATCCGAATCAGATTCGCTCAAAATCCCCCAAGACTACCTCTCATCCATCTGTAGTCTCATCTCTATGTTTCCCCCTAGAATTAGAAGAGTGAATTTGCTCCAAATCTTTAAAAAAGTTGGATATTAAGGATTTGCCATAGAAAGGTGGCAAATGGTAGTGATGGGGGGAAAAAAATTTGGGGGATTTAGTGTGTGGAATGCAAATAAGGTGAGTTTGGTGGGTAGGAAATGCAATTATTCATTAGAATTAAGGCTCAACGATTTATCTGCTAATTTTGATTCGATTTGTTATTCGGtttgatttgattaaaaaaGTCTTAATATCTTTAAATCCTGAAacaagataaatattaaaatttaatattaattttaaaacaaaacaaatcataaaatactaaaaaaaattaaattcgaATATCCGTATTGATCTCACTtctatacaaatatatatatatatacaactaaATATAGTATTTCAAATGTATAATTTCatatagttattattttaacatataattttattaatttatttaatcaaattacttataaaaatattaaattaaaaacgaaatGTAAAATCTTTACAGAACAATAATATTAAtcataaattttcattaatatttactttttattttatattaagtaaaagatatatttttgaaaacaatcttatatatttttttctagattttGTTTGTATATAAAAAAGTATATGAAATACCCgtaaatatctataaatattcgtaaatatctgtaaatttttGGAATATCTGAAAAACTGGATATCCgtaggggaattttcaaaaataccacttttaaggtaccattattcatctttagcaccactaaagacacattttcaataataccttatttattaaaatggtaaagactcttatatctttgtttttatatgtttttcaaaattctaatcccaaattctaattcctaaacctccaattctaaaccctaaacccaaaatcttcaactctaaaccctaaaccctaaactatataccctaaattcaatatcctaaaccctaaaccctaaagtctaaactataaaccctaaatccttaactctaaaccctaaatcttaaactctaaaccctaaactatataccttaaaccctaaaacatcaaatctaaaccctaaatcctaaacctttaaatctagacccttcattaaaagtagtggtaaaagtgattagtgtaaacatgaaaaatggtactataaaaatggtatttttggcaatttctcataTCCGTATTTATCGAAGTAAACCAAatcgaaaaattagatatttgttAAATATGAAGTAAataacaaatactaaaaattatggTAGTATTTGATATGTGCATAGCTCTACCTCAAATAAAGTAATTTTACTATAAAGATGAATTTAttccaatatatttttctatttataaaattgttattttgaTGTCTAAATATACTGTATAGAGTTTAGGGGTAAAGAAATAAGATTTCTCTATATTCTAGAAGAAAACGTAAAGATATACATCGGACGAtgttctaaaaaataaaaataaaaataaaaagcattCATCATCTTTTGTGCACACTTGAACAAACTTTTGTTCCGGCCACGCTCGCTCTATATTCTACGTGCGAGTGTCGTCTTCTCtactctctccctctctctctctctctcgcattAGATCACTCCGTTGACTCTGCTTCCACCCGGAGAAGATCTGTGGTTTCGGAGATTGTAGCTGATTCGCTGTTGAAGCTAACTCGGCAGCCATGAGCTCGGTTTTGCAGGTacagttaattaaaaaaaaaaaggaatctcTTTTCTCAGAAAGCTCTAATTTTTTTCATCTCTGGGGGGAGGCTAATCTGAGTTTATGGTTGGTgggttatttttttcttaaaaagggTTTTACGAAGTCACTCGCCATGACTTTTGTGTCGGAGATTGGCGACAAGACCTTCTTCGCCGCCGCTGTAAGTGTTTTGATATGCTTTCTCTAGTTTTGTAGGGTTTAAGGTTGAACAAGTCAATTGGCTTCGAAAGTTTTTAAGGATCTGAGATCCATTTTGGTTTGGTATAGGACCTACTGCTGTATCCTTTCAGACAGTAACTTACACTTTGATTGTTTTCCCCTTTATTAGATTCTGGCGATGCGTTATCCTAGGAGACTTGTGTTGGCTGGTTGTGTCTCTGCTCTGattgtaagtttttttctttttttttgactattGCTTCTG
The Raphanus sativus cultivar WK10039 unplaced genomic scaffold, ASM80110v3 Scaffold0409, whole genome shotgun sequence DNA segment above includes these coding regions:
- the LOC130502067 gene encoding uncharacterized protein LOC130502067, which codes for MSDSTNSVSPSSDYASISSGDQSLQRSSRRSGDGNRAIVRESRHWHDVFWSAIFVIHLICLGFVLAVLGLNRFRISDRLNIDRYTQGFLENHKGLTEDYWPLYAVAGGIGVFISWVWSLLLGSYANEMMKVSVHILTTYLAVVSVLCFWCRQFFWGGAFAIGALLQFLYVVSVIDRLPFTMLVLRKALKLVWGLPKVIMVAHAFTVFMLLWMSLWSFGASGVVASSMGDEGRWWLLVVLSVSLFWTGAVLCNTVHVIVSGMVFHVLFHQEESSSSSLPPSTLIESLRYAVTTSFGSICYGSLFTAAIRTLRWEIRGVRSKICGNECLLCCVDFLFHLVETLVRFFNKYAYVQIAVYGKGFNRSARDAWELFQSTGVEALVAYDCSGAVLLMGTIFGGLITGSCIGIWAWIKYSDRVIMVGSTAMLMGMVLVGLGMVVVESAVTSIYICFAEDPSLIQRWDADFYNEMSEMLHRRLQHRSARAREVLTTA
- the LOC108818728 gene encoding protein ASPARTIC PROTEASE IN GUARD CELL 1 — protein: MCSHRCFLILIFFLASHSSVTSRILPKISVTTSTTLDVADSILKTKYTSSFRLNKQEEQTQYPSSSSLSLQLHSRASVRGTEHKDYKSLTLARLHRDSARVKSLTARLNLAINSTAKPDLEHTMHTTEQEEIEAPLISGTTQGSGEYFTRVGIGNPAREVYMVLDTGSDVNWLQCAPCAECYHQTEPIFEPTSSSSYAALSCGSPQCKALQVSECRNATCLYEVAYGDGSFTDGEFATETFTIGSSSVDGVAVGCGHSNQGLFVGAAGLLGLGGGLLALPSQLDAASFSYCLVDRDSDSSSTVEFRSEIPPDAVVAPLLRNHQLDTFYYLGLAGISVGGEMLEIPASAFEMDESGGGGVIIDSGTAVTRLQTVVYDSLRDAFARGTTDLERAEADGVAMFDTCYDLSGKATIEVPSVAFHFPGGNVLALPAKNYMIPVDSVGTFCLAFAPTASSLAIIGNVQQQGTRVGFDLANSLIGFSTNKC